A single window of Aneurinibacillus sp. REN35 DNA harbors:
- a CDS encoding HNH endonuclease, whose translation MTRNPEQDRYYDRYKRNKEAKRFYDSAAWRKCRDYVLKRDNYLCQLCLKQGRKLKPADTVHHIKHFDEAPELALDPDNLESICASCHNKEHPEKGQGRAKSRKKCKAKVVKAKANREVW comes from the coding sequence ATGACAAGGAATCCTGAGCAAGATCGGTACTATGACAGGTACAAACGTAATAAAGAAGCCAAGCGATTTTATGATAGTGCAGCTTGGCGTAAATGCCGGGATTATGTACTAAAACGTGACAACTATCTTTGTCAGCTATGTCTCAAGCAAGGCAGGAAACTGAAGCCAGCCGATACGGTGCATCATATTAAACACTTTGATGAAGCACCAGAGCTTGCGCTGGATCCCGACAACCTGGAGAGTATCTGCGCTTCCTGCCATAACAAAGAGCATCCAGAGAAGGGACAGGGCAGGGCTAAGTCAAGGAAGAAGTGTAAGGCGAAAGTGGTAAAGGCAAAAGCGAATAGGGAAGTATGGTAG